The proteins below come from a single Garra rufa chromosome 3, GarRuf1.0, whole genome shotgun sequence genomic window:
- the rplp2b gene encoding ribosomal protein, large P2 b produces MRYVAAYLLAALGGKESPSTGDIKKILESVGIESDDTRMSKVVAELNGKNLEEVIAQGFSKLASVPSGGAVAASSAAAPSAGGSAAPAAEEKKEEKKEESEESEDDMGFGLFD; encoded by the exons ATGCGTTACGTAGCTGCTTACCTGCTCGCTGCCCTCGGAGGCAAAGAGAGTCCCAGCACAGGTGACATCAAGAAGATCCTGGAAAGCGTTGGCATCGAGTCTGATGACACCCGTATGAGCAAG GTTGTGGCTGAGCTCAATGGCAAAAATCTGGAGGAAGTGATTGCTCAAG GTTTCAGCAAGCTGGCCAGCGTGCCGTCCGGTGGTGCTGTAGCTGCTTCCAGCGCTGCCGCCCCATCCGCTGGAGGATCTGCTGCCCCTGCAG cgGAGGAGAAGAAAGAAGAGAAGAAAGAGGAGTCTGAAGAATCCGAAGATGACATGGGATTCGGACTCTTTGACTAA